One genomic segment of Cellulophaga sp. HaHaR_3_176 includes these proteins:
- the def gene encoding peptide deformylase, whose translation MVLPIIAYGDPVLRKVAKDINQEHPNLDKLIENMWETMYNASGVGLAAPQVGLPIRLFVIDTTPFSDDEDLAKEEQEALNGFKKVFINATIEEESGEEWVFNEGCLSIPDVREDVSRQDTIVISYLDENFKEQKETFDGLRARVVQHEYDHIEGVLFTDKLSSLKKRLIKNKLGNISKGKINSEYRMRFPDMKKGR comes from the coding sequence ATGGTATTACCAATTATAGCTTACGGAGATCCAGTTTTAAGGAAAGTAGCTAAAGATATTAATCAAGAACATCCAAACCTTGATAAATTAATTGAAAATATGTGGGAAACCATGTATAATGCAAGTGGTGTAGGTTTAGCAGCTCCTCAAGTAGGCTTGCCAATTCGATTATTTGTTATTGATACAACGCCTTTTTCTGATGATGAAGATTTAGCAAAAGAAGAGCAAGAAGCTTTAAATGGATTTAAAAAAGTATTTATCAATGCTACAATCGAAGAAGAGAGTGGTGAAGAATGGGTTTTTAACGAAGGTTGCTTGAGTATACCTGACGTTAGAGAAGATGTTAGTAGACAAGACACTATCGTTATTTCTTACTTAGATGAAAATTTTAAAGAACAGAAAGAAACATTTGATGGTTTAAGAGCTAGAGTAGTACAGCACGAATACGACCATATTGAGGGAGTTTTATTTACGGATAAGCTTTCAAGTTTAAAAAAGAGATTGATTAAGAATAAATTAGGTAATATATCAAAGGGAAAAATAAATTCTGAATACAGAATGCGTTTTCCTGATATGAAAAAAGGAAGGTAA
- a CDS encoding response regulator — MIEQSKKPFKILLVDDDEITNFITINKLKHLGFENVNAVENGQLALKHLEKNYANLIVLDINMPVMDGFEFLSYVEENNLYNGTPIIILTSSGRPSDKETADNYESVIDYLEKPLDFKKIQQILLKMNS; from the coding sequence ATGATAGAGCAATCAAAAAAGCCATTTAAGATTTTACTTGTAGATGATGATGAAATCACAAATTTTATCACCATTAATAAGCTAAAGCATTTAGGTTTTGAAAATGTAAATGCAGTAGAAAATGGCCAACTAGCATTAAAACATTTAGAAAAAAATTATGCAAATTTAATAGTTTTAGATATTAATATGCCTGTGATGGATGGTTTTGAGTTTTTATCGTATGTAGAGGAAAACAACCTTTACAATGGAACTCCTATTATCATTTTAACATCATCAGGCAGACCATCAGATAAGGAAACTGCTGATAATTATGAGTCAGTAATTGACTATCTAGAAAAGCCATTAGATTTTAAAAAAATACAACAAATACTTTTAAAAATGAACTCTTAA
- a CDS encoding PAS domain-containing sensor histidine kinase — MDRNIATVENDLKGAFFDMAHSPFVILNKDLVFIDTNQAAISTLNVKREDFIGKSMLELFPYLSGTEKYSAYQKVIETGEPIGLDEVFIHTDKGIFKFIIRAFKIGEGLGITTLDVTNLMNSIEQLKSTQTNLEKVNKNLKQKNQELEEFSYVAAHDLRAPLTNLHSLLDMLEAQNAISEIGKPIFKKVQYVGNQMCDKLKALNNVIALKSSLGKRKEEISFSAIINKIKVTHSEEILNSRTIIKEDFSSCPTILYDPIQFESILHNLISNSIKYKHPKRKPVIYIKTKIVNGKKTLTIKDNGIGFDEDINPNKIFGLFKRMHTHVDGLGVGLYIIHSIINNNGGGIKVNSKINKGTEFKINF, encoded by the coding sequence ATGGACAGAAATATAGCAACTGTAGAAAATGATTTAAAAGGAGCTTTTTTTGATATGGCGCATTCGCCATTTGTAATTTTGAATAAAGATTTAGTATTTATTGATACGAATCAAGCAGCAATTTCTACATTAAATGTAAAAAGAGAAGACTTTATTGGAAAGAGTATGTTAGAGTTGTTTCCTTACTTATCTGGAACTGAAAAATATAGTGCTTATCAAAAAGTTATAGAAACAGGGGAGCCAATTGGTCTTGATGAAGTTTTTATTCATACAGATAAAGGTATTTTCAAGTTTATAATTCGAGCTTTTAAAATTGGAGAAGGTTTAGGAATCACTACGCTTGATGTTACGAATTTAATGAATAGCATAGAGCAGCTAAAATCAACACAAACCAACTTAGAAAAGGTTAATAAAAATTTGAAACAAAAAAATCAAGAACTAGAAGAGTTTTCATATGTCGCAGCTCATGATTTAAGGGCACCTTTAACAAACTTGCATAGCTTGTTAGATATGTTAGAGGCGCAGAATGCAATTTCAGAAATAGGAAAACCTATATTTAAAAAAGTGCAGTATGTAGGAAACCAGATGTGCGATAAGTTAAAAGCATTAAATAATGTAATTGCTTTAAAATCAAGCCTTGGGAAAAGAAAAGAAGAGATTAGCTTTTCGGCAATTATAAACAAAATTAAAGTAACACATTCTGAAGAAATATTGAATAGTAGAACAATAATTAAAGAAGATTTTTCGAGTTGTCCAACAATTTTATATGATCCTATTCAATTTGAGAGTATACTACATAACTTGATTTCTAATTCAATAAAATATAAACACCCTAAAAGAAAACCTGTAATATATATAAAAACTAAAATTGTAAATGGTAAAAAAACACTTACAATTAAGGATAACGGAATTGGTTTTGATGAAGACATAAATCCTAATAAAATATTCGGTTTATTTAAAAGAATGCATACACATGTTGATGGTTTAGGTGTAGGTTTATATATAATTCACTCTATAATAAACAACAATGGAGGTGGCATTAAAGTAAATAGTAAAATAAATAAAGGAACAGAATTTAAAATAAATTTCTAA
- a CDS encoding family 20 glycosylhydrolase, producing MKKNLFIGVLLILISIVFISCGENKKKIILNFPETDLLSENIIPKPSKTIATNSAFGLDKNTVIYTSQTTEGFKEVGDFLSEKIKEITAFTIPVNETNSETVDRIIFINQSDSTDLQTKESYQLYITKDSIILNSKTAEGAFRGIQTLRQIIPTKSNDTITTHPMWLVPTGKIIDSPTFEYRGAMLDVARHFFSVKDVKKYIELLAYYKINALHLHLSDDQGWRIEIKSWPNLTVASGGTEVGGGKGGFYTQEDYKDIVSFAAKHHITIIPEIDMPGHTNAASVAYPFLNGNGKTPKTYTGTHVGFSTFDANKDTVYSFIDDVIKEIATISPGPYFHIGGDESHVTKKRDYVKFVSKVEKIVQKHGKQMIGWDEITQASLSTNSIAQHWSAEANAIRAAKNEMKIIMSPAKKAYLDMEYDSLSEYGLHWAAYIPVDSAYNWSPEKYIPELPQDNILGIEAPLWSETITNMAELEYLAFPRIIGYAELGWTADDNRDWDDYKKRLANQVPYLERMNVNFYKSKLIDWVSKPLDTEVKVE from the coding sequence ATGAAGAAAAATTTATTTATTGGAGTACTATTGATACTTATTTCTATCGTATTTATTTCATGTGGAGAAAACAAGAAAAAGATTATCTTAAATTTCCCAGAAACGGATTTACTTTCAGAAAATATAATACCGAAGCCTTCAAAAACAATTGCTACTAATTCTGCTTTTGGTTTAGATAAAAACACAGTAATATACACTTCGCAAACAACAGAAGGTTTTAAAGAAGTTGGAGATTTTTTATCAGAAAAAATAAAAGAAATTACTGCTTTTACAATTCCTGTTAATGAAACTAATTCAGAAACTGTTGATCGAATTATTTTCATTAATCAATCTGATAGTACTGATTTACAAACTAAAGAATCTTATCAATTATACATCACTAAAGACTCTATTATTTTAAACTCTAAAACAGCAGAAGGAGCATTCAGAGGCATACAAACGTTAAGACAAATAATCCCTACAAAAAGTAACGATACTATTACAACACACCCAATGTGGCTAGTGCCAACTGGCAAAATTATTGATAGCCCTACTTTTGAATACAGAGGTGCTATGCTAGATGTTGCAAGGCATTTTTTTTCAGTTAAAGATGTCAAAAAATATATTGAGCTTTTAGCTTATTATAAAATAAATGCACTTCACCTACATTTATCTGACGATCAAGGTTGGCGAATTGAAATAAAATCATGGCCAAATTTGACTGTAGCCTCTGGCGGAACCGAAGTTGGTGGTGGAAAAGGTGGTTTTTATACTCAAGAAGATTATAAGGATATTGTTTCTTTTGCCGCTAAACATCATATTACTATTATTCCTGAAATAGATATGCCTGGACACACTAATGCTGCTTCAGTTGCATACCCTTTTTTAAACGGGAATGGAAAAACTCCGAAAACATATACAGGAACACATGTTGGCTTTAGTACTTTTGATGCTAATAAAGACACTGTTTATTCTTTTATAGATGATGTTATTAAAGAAATAGCTACCATATCTCCTGGACCTTATTTTCATATTGGAGGAGATGAAAGTCATGTTACCAAAAAAAGAGATTACGTTAAATTTGTTTCTAAAGTAGAAAAAATTGTTCAAAAGCATGGCAAACAAATGATTGGTTGGGATGAGATAACACAAGCATCTTTAAGTACTAATTCTATTGCTCAACATTGGAGCGCTGAAGCTAACGCTATTAGAGCTGCTAAAAATGAAATGAAAATTATCATGTCGCCTGCTAAAAAAGCCTATTTAGATATGGAATATGATAGTCTTTCTGAATATGGGTTACATTGGGCTGCTTATATACCCGTAGATAGCGCTTACAATTGGTCTCCTGAAAAATACATACCTGAGCTACCACAAGATAACATTTTAGGTATTGAAGCTCCTCTGTGGTCTGAAACTATAACAAACATGGCAGAGTTAGAATATTTAGCTTTTCCTAGAATTATTGGTTATGCTGAATTAGGTTGGACAGCCGATGATAATAGAGATTGGGATGACTACAAAAAAAGATTAGCTAATCAAGTACCATACCTTGAACGTATGAATGTCAACTTCTATAAGTCTAAATTAATAGATTGGGTATCTAAACCTTTAGATACTGAAGTAAAAGTTGAATAA
- a CDS encoding 4'-phosphopantetheinyl transferase superfamily protein, translating to MNNSPIKIFCKTFDINSNEFVTPNSLLLGIKIYKIKISDYIQFLPKLKLFLNVSENTRASKYYHEHDSHRFIICRGLLKFILGDETGMSASEIELKIDSNKKPYLSTNPSIHFNVSHSKNYALIAVASQPVGVDIEYLAKDFNFSEIISTVFSVTEINEVQKKDNNKRLLFKLWTRKEAIVKATGKGINDNIINIPVLDGDHLLNSDFLNFNKDLQVISFNVEEDYIGTIAYSGLPEHTKNLHFHPIPFNI from the coding sequence ATGAATAATTCTCCAATTAAAATATTTTGTAAAACATTCGATATAAATAGTAATGAATTTGTTACGCCTAACAGTTTATTGTTAGGCATAAAAATTTATAAGATTAAAATTTCAGATTATATACAATTTCTACCCAAACTAAAACTTTTTTTAAACGTTTCGGAAAATACACGAGCAAGTAAATATTATCATGAACATGACAGCCACAGATTTATAATTTGTCGAGGCTTATTAAAATTTATTTTAGGAGATGAAACTGGCATGAGTGCTTCTGAAATAGAACTTAAAATAGATAGTAATAAAAAACCCTACCTATCTACCAACCCCTCCATACACTTTAATGTATCACATTCAAAAAATTATGCACTAATTGCTGTAGCCAGCCAACCTGTTGGTGTAGATATTGAATATCTAGCAAAAGATTTTAATTTTTCAGAAATTATCTCGACTGTTTTTAGTGTTACCGAAATCAATGAAGTTCAAAAAAAAGACAATAATAAAAGGTTGCTTTTTAAATTATGGACAAGAAAAGAGGCTATTGTAAAAGCTACTGGAAAAGGTATAAACGATAACATCATAAATATACCGGTTCTTGATGGTGACCATTTATTAAATTCAGATTTTTTGAATTTTAATAAAGATTTACAAGTAATAAGTTTTAATGTTGAAGAAGATTATATTGGAACAATTGCATATTCTGGTCTTCCAGAGCATACTAAAAATCTCCATTTTCACCCTATACCTTTCAATATTTAA
- a CDS encoding non-ribosomal peptide synthetase, translating to MNKINNFNPFSGPELEKVIHTTQSQAEIWTGCKLGGTEANRAYNESISLILEGELDHSALQGALLALVQRHEALRSVFSSDGRFMSIMKFTPLEFDIQDFSQLSFGEKEKSLSNYLLGDANFIFDLAKGPLIKFGLIKTNALEHQLIITAHHIICDGWSFGIMLEELGILYSANVKNEVPNLPKVDHFSSYVDDLITYSGSQEKVKTDNFWIGQYKTSIPELNLPTDFKRPELRTFKSARLDFPIDKELLSKLKKIGIQSGCSFVTTLMSAFEVFLYKQTEQDDIVLGLPSAGQSVTGKTQLIGHCVNLLPLRTKMDVNHSFSEYLKERKVSVFDAYDHQQLSFGELLQKLHLHRDPSRVPLVPVVFNIDMGMTSHVNFSNLKFKVLSNPRTSETFELFLNATGTEDNFILEWSYNSALFTPSTIKQMMDSFKNVLSSIIEKSNITIGEIIKVDDSDYVKLNQTAVSFPQLALHELIGKKAEIFNKKDAIKFENTTISYKELELQANRLSHYFIEQNVKAGDIVAVALPRSIELVVSLIAIMQCGATYLPLDPNYPKKRLEFMLDDSEANILISSKEFSLSLNTKASVLTYEDVFSNLSKYSEKPLPLKVGNNEVAYILYTSGSTGKPKGVSVTHKSLVNFLYSMMKEPGINETDRLLSITTISFDIAGLELFLPLLSGATLVIANDETAKDSRLMLHLLESEKITMLQATPTTWQMLLDAGWEKLLPIKAICGGEMLPLPLSKKILNRVDELWNVYGPTETTIWSTVKQIKKDDELITIGEPIANTQIYILNEKGLLVGSGKTGEICIAGTGVAKGYWKRPELTAEKFVENKFDADFKTKLYRTGDLGKLLPTGDILCLGRIDHQVKIRGHRIELGEIEEALDAEEEIQSSVVLVDSNHLTAFIIPTNLEKFSEDNITKWKKNLFNKLPDYMVPKNYNMVSNFPTTLNGKIDRKSLLENNLSKKTNEADYTAPRNKTEQIVGDIWKEALNLDSIDIFTNFFELGGHSLIAVKVMVNLEKETGTNYPLSSLLEYPTVEQLAKFIDSDSDLSDWSSLTPIKTEGKKDPLYVIHGADHNVLIFETLSRTLDKEQPVYGLQAKGLNGIDEPHDAVEKMALHYVSEILEANPTGPYAIAGYSFGGLIAFEMAKILKAKNKKVKSLIMLDSYVYPTYKYSPSSFRKKRAQLSYTMGQVFFTIKMMLKDKKSFNRWLNIFKLKIKSFTNNSNSTETKEENTKVPWPIELNRIHRSAISKYQISPENFKIDLLKVEDNDVFYAHDTNYLGWEEIAQGGIDRHVIPGNHHNMFRNPNDKKLGKTLQTILDRDNE from the coding sequence TTGAATAAAATTAATAATTTCAACCCTTTCTCAGGACCAGAACTTGAAAAAGTAATTCATACAACTCAATCACAAGCTGAAATTTGGACTGGATGTAAGCTTGGTGGCACAGAAGCTAACAGAGCTTACAATGAATCTATATCTCTTATTTTAGAAGGTGAATTAGACCATTCTGCTTTACAAGGTGCATTACTAGCATTAGTACAAAGGCATGAAGCCTTACGCTCTGTATTTAGTTCTGATGGTCGTTTTATGAGTATCATGAAATTCACACCTTTGGAATTTGATATTCAGGATTTTTCCCAGCTTTCTTTTGGAGAAAAAGAAAAATCTTTATCAAATTACTTATTAGGAGATGCTAATTTTATTTTTGATTTAGCAAAAGGTCCGTTAATTAAATTCGGTTTAATTAAAACAAACGCATTAGAACATCAGTTAATTATAACGGCTCATCATATTATATGTGATGGTTGGTCTTTCGGTATTATGCTTGAAGAACTAGGCATTTTATACTCTGCAAATGTTAAAAATGAAGTACCTAATCTTCCTAAAGTAGATCATTTTAGTTCTTATGTTGATGACTTAATCACATATTCTGGCTCTCAAGAAAAAGTTAAAACAGATAACTTTTGGATAGGTCAATATAAGACATCTATACCTGAACTAAATTTACCAACTGATTTTAAAAGACCAGAATTAAGAACTTTTAAAAGTGCTCGTTTAGATTTTCCTATCGACAAAGAATTACTTTCTAAATTAAAAAAAATAGGAATACAGTCTGGCTGTAGCTTTGTAACTACTTTAATGTCTGCTTTTGAAGTATTTCTTTATAAACAAACTGAACAAGACGACATAGTACTGGGCTTACCATCTGCTGGTCAATCTGTTACTGGTAAAACACAATTAATAGGTCACTGTGTAAACTTACTCCCTTTGCGAACTAAAATGGATGTAAATCATTCTTTTAGTGAATATTTAAAAGAGAGAAAAGTTTCTGTTTTTGATGCTTATGATCATCAACAGTTAAGCTTTGGTGAATTATTACAAAAGCTTCATTTGCATAGAGATCCTTCAAGAGTACCTCTCGTACCAGTGGTTTTTAATATAGATATGGGCATGACTAGTCATGTTAATTTTTCAAATTTAAAATTTAAAGTACTTAGCAACCCTAGAACTTCTGAAACCTTTGAGCTATTTTTAAATGCTACTGGCACTGAAGATAATTTTATTTTAGAATGGTCTTATAACTCTGCTCTTTTTACACCATCTACTATAAAACAAATGATGGACTCTTTTAAGAATGTATTAAGTTCTATTATAGAAAAATCAAACATTACAATTGGTGAAATTATAAAAGTGGACGATTCTGACTATGTAAAATTGAATCAAACAGCTGTTTCGTTCCCTCAATTAGCCTTACACGAACTTATAGGAAAAAAAGCCGAAATATTCAATAAAAAAGATGCTATAAAATTCGAAAACACTACAATTTCATATAAAGAATTAGAGCTTCAAGCAAACCGTTTATCTCATTATTTTATTGAGCAAAATGTTAAAGCTGGTGATATTGTAGCTGTAGCCTTACCCCGATCAATAGAACTCGTAGTATCGCTTATTGCTATTATGCAATGTGGAGCTACCTATTTACCATTAGACCCCAATTATCCGAAAAAACGATTGGAGTTTATGCTAGATGATTCAGAAGCTAACATCTTGATATCATCAAAAGAATTTTCTTTATCATTAAACACAAAGGCTTCAGTGTTAACATATGAAGATGTATTTTCGAATTTATCAAAATATTCAGAAAAACCACTTCCTTTAAAAGTTGGAAATAATGAAGTTGCTTATATTCTATATACATCAGGTTCTACAGGTAAACCAAAAGGTGTCTCTGTAACTCATAAAAGTTTGGTTAACTTTTTATATAGTATGATGAAAGAACCAGGTATTAATGAAACAGATAGATTGTTATCAATAACAACAATTTCATTTGATATTGCTGGTTTAGAATTATTTCTTCCATTATTATCAGGCGCTACATTAGTAATTGCTAATGATGAAACAGCAAAAGATAGCCGCTTGATGTTACACCTTTTAGAGTCTGAGAAAATAACAATGTTACAAGCTACGCCTACTACATGGCAAATGTTATTAGATGCCGGATGGGAAAAATTATTACCAATTAAGGCTATTTGTGGTGGTGAAATGCTGCCATTACCTTTATCTAAAAAAATATTAAATAGAGTTGATGAATTGTGGAACGTTTATGGCCCTACTGAAACTACAATTTGGTCTACTGTAAAGCAAATTAAAAAAGATGATGAGTTAATTACGATAGGTGAGCCTATAGCTAATACTCAAATTTATATATTGAATGAAAAAGGTCTATTAGTCGGGTCTGGTAAAACTGGAGAAATTTGTATTGCAGGAACTGGTGTTGCTAAAGGATACTGGAAACGCCCTGAGTTAACTGCTGAGAAATTTGTAGAAAACAAATTTGATGCTGATTTTAAAACAAAACTTTACAGAACAGGAGATTTAGGCAAGTTACTACCTACTGGAGATATCTTATGTTTAGGTCGAATAGATCATCAAGTAAAAATAAGAGGTCATCGTATTGAGTTAGGTGAAATAGAAGAGGCTTTAGATGCCGAAGAAGAAATACAATCTTCAGTTGTTTTAGTAGACTCTAACCACCTTACTGCATTCATTATTCCTACCAATTTAGAAAAATTTTCAGAGGATAATATAACTAAATGGAAGAAGAACTTATTTAATAAGCTTCCAGACTATATGGTTCCTAAAAATTATAATATGGTAAGTAATTTTCCGACTACTTTAAATGGTAAAATCGATCGAAAATCTTTATTAGAGAATAATTTATCTAAGAAAACAAATGAAGCTGATTATACAGCTCCTCGTAACAAAACAGAACAGATTGTTGGAGATATCTGGAAAGAAGCCTTAAACCTTGATAGTATTGATATATTTACCAATTTTTTTGAGCTTGGTGGTCATTCACTTATTGCAGTAAAAGTTATGGTGAATTTAGAAAAAGAGACTGGCACTAATTATCCTCTTTCTTCTTTATTAGAATACCCTACAGTTGAACAACTCGCTAAATTCATTGATTCCGACAGTGATTTATCTGATTGGAGTTCATTGACACCTATTAAAACTGAAGGAAAAAAAGATCCGTTATATGTTATACATGGTGCTGACCATAATGTTTTAATATTTGAAACTTTATCAAGAACACTTGATAAAGAGCAACCTGTATATGGCTTACAAGCAAAAGGTTTAAATGGAATTGATGAACCCCATGATGCTGTAGAGAAAATGGCATTACATTATGTTTCTGAAATTTTAGAAGCAAACCCAACTGGGCCCTATGCTATTGCAGGATATTCGTTTGGTGGGCTTATAGCATTTGAAATGGCTAAAATTTTAAAAGCTAAAAATAAGAAAGTAAAGTCATTAATTATGTTGGATTCTTATGTCTATCCAACTTACAAATACAGTCCTTCTTCTTTCAGAAAAAAAAGAGCACAGCTATCATATACTATGGGCCAAGTTTTTTTCACTATTAAAATGATGCTTAAAGACAAAAAGAGTTTTAATAGATGGCTAAATATATTTAAATTAAAAATTAAATCTTTTACTAATAATAGTAATTCAACTGAAACAAAGGAAGAAAATACGAAAGTTCCATGGCCTATTGAATTAAATAGAATTCATAGATCGGCTATAAGTAAATATCAAATATCGCCTGAGAATTTTAAAATTGACTTACTTAAGGTTGAGGATAACGATGTGTTTTATGCACACGACACTAATTATTTAGGGTGGGAAGAAATAGCTCAAGGAGGTATAGATAGACATGTTATTCCTGGGAACCACCATAATATGTTTAGAAACCCGAATGACAAAAAATTAGGAAAAACACTCCAGACTATTTTAGACAGAGATAATGAATAA
- a CDS encoding GDSL-type esterase/lipase family protein, protein MKNFLVLLLLLPLFCNSQKNSFFKEEVLGISKKYDTLWNSSRETIVFTGSSSIRLWRNLQDLFPEHQIVNSGFGGSQAIDLLGYTDDLILRFKPKKVFIYEGDNDISSKKRPNKILKVFSKIIAKIKTDNKATKIVLISPKPSIARQKLQHKYIRLNRKLKRFCESNENIEYANVWDIMFDSDKKLKTNLFISDGLHMNEGGYELWHSIIKNYMDN, encoded by the coding sequence GTGAAAAATTTTTTAGTCCTATTATTGCTGTTACCTTTATTTTGCAATTCTCAGAAAAACTCTTTTTTTAAAGAAGAAGTTTTAGGTATATCCAAAAAATATGATACTTTGTGGAATTCTTCTCGTGAAACTATTGTTTTTACAGGTAGCTCAAGCATACGATTATGGAGAAATTTACAAGATCTTTTTCCTGAACATCAAATTGTAAATTCTGGTTTTGGAGGTTCACAAGCGATTGATTTATTAGGCTATACTGATGATCTTATTTTAAGGTTTAAACCCAAAAAAGTTTTTATTTATGAAGGTGATAATGATATTTCTTCTAAAAAAAGACCTAATAAAATCTTAAAAGTATTTTCGAAAATTATAGCAAAAATTAAAACCGATAATAAAGCTACCAAAATTGTACTTATTTCTCCTAAACCAAGCATTGCTCGACAAAAATTACAACATAAATATATAAGACTTAATCGAAAATTAAAACGCTTCTGTGAAAGTAACGAAAACATAGAATACGCAAATGTATGGGACATTATGTTCGATTCTGATAAAAAATTAAAAACAAATTTATTCATAAGCGATGGTTTACATATGAATGAAGGCGGTTATGAACTTTGGCATAGTATCATAAAAAATTACATGGATAATTAA
- a CDS encoding lactonase family protein → MKTYIILLITLVLISCKDEKKVKKEIVEINKVSEFYVGTYTDKDSKGIYKYSLGSNGILTKIGLAAVSENPSFLALSPDKKYVLAVNEVNKDNVGFVESFEIENDSLKLINKSSSGGANPCHIIINTNGYVLTSNYSGGNVGLLKLDTNGKISNILNVQQHLGKGTTERQEAPHAHSAWFDKDDANKVIAIDLGTNELWFSEINTETNKLINNKPSKLAMAEGAGPRHLVFHPNKKIIYVLNELDNTITTVLKSENQEYSKKTTVSILPDNFTGFSKAADIRISNDGNFVYASNRGHNSIAILKVDSNDYSLSLVGLESTKGENPRNFSLSPDNKYLIVANQDTNNLVSFKRDVKTGLLTFKSEIKAPTPVCILFNE, encoded by the coding sequence ATGAAAACCTATATTATTTTACTTATAACATTAGTTTTAATAAGCTGTAAAGACGAAAAAAAAGTGAAAAAGGAAATAGTTGAAATAAATAAAGTTAGTGAATTTTATGTTGGTACTTATACTGACAAAGATAGTAAGGGTATTTATAAATATAGCTTAGGTAGTAATGGTATCTTAACTAAAATTGGTCTAGCTGCTGTTTCTGAAAACCCTTCTTTTTTAGCTTTAAGTCCTGATAAAAAATACGTTTTAGCTGTTAATGAAGTAAATAAAGATAATGTAGGTTTTGTTGAATCTTTTGAAATAGAAAATGACAGTTTAAAGCTGATCAACAAATCATCATCTGGTGGTGCAAACCCTTGCCATATAATTATTAATACAAATGGATATGTTTTAACTTCTAATTATAGTGGCGGAAACGTAGGTTTATTGAAATTAGACACCAATGGTAAAATTAGTAATATTCTAAATGTACAACAGCATCTTGGAAAAGGCACCACCGAAAGACAAGAAGCTCCACACGCCCATTCTGCTTGGTTTGATAAAGATGATGCTAATAAAGTTATAGCAATAGACTTAGGAACAAATGAGTTGTGGTTTTCTGAAATAAATACAGAAACTAACAAACTAATAAATAATAAACCTAGCAAGCTCGCTATGGCTGAAGGTGCAGGACCGAGGCACCTTGTGTTTCATCCAAATAAGAAAATAATTTATGTTTTAAATGAATTAGATAATACAATAACTACTGTTTTAAAATCAGAAAATCAAGAGTATTCCAAAAAAACTACAGTATCAATATTACCCGATAACTTTACTGGCTTTAGCAAAGCTGCAGATATCAGAATTTCTAATGACGGTAACTTTGTTTATGCCTCTAATAGAGGTCATAATAGTATTGCTATACTAAAAGTTGATTCAAATGATTACTCACTTTCTTTAGTTGGTTTAGAATCTACAAAAGGTGAAAATCCAAGAAATTTTTCTTTATCTCCAGATAATAAATATCTGATTGTCGCTAATCAAGATACAAATAATTTAGTATCATTTAAAAGAGATGTAAAAACTGGGTTATTAACCTTTAAATCTGAAATAAAAGCTCCTACTCCTGTTTGTATCCTTTTTAACGAATAG
- a CDS encoding DUF5606 domain-containing protein, which yields MSLDKILSIGGKPGLYKLLTQTRAGFVAESLLDGKKITVSFKNNVSVLSEIAIYTLDAEVPLREVFQKIKDKEKGEKTPVSHKDDKLKLEEYFFEVLPNYDEDRVYASDIKKVVQWYNLLQEQGINDFSEKVKEEDTKEAATEE from the coding sequence ATGAGTTTAGATAAAATTTTATCAATAGGAGGAAAGCCAGGTTTATATAAATTGTTAACACAAACAAGAGCAGGTTTTGTAGCAGAATCTTTATTAGATGGTAAAAAAATTACTGTAAGTTTTAAAAATAATGTAAGTGTACTTTCTGAAATTGCAATTTATACGTTAGATGCAGAAGTACCTTTACGAGAAGTTTTTCAAAAAATAAAAGATAAAGAAAAAGGAGAAAAAACTCCTGTTAGCCATAAAGATGATAAATTAAAATTAGAAGAATACTTTTTTGAAGTATTACCTAATTATGATGAGGATAGAGTTTATGCTAGCGACATTAAAAAAGTGGTACAGTGGTATAACTTATTACAAGAGCAGGGGATAAACGATTTTTCTGAAAAAGTAAAAGAAGAAGACACGAAAGAAGCAGCTACTGAAGAGTAA